The following are encoded together in the Pedobacter steynii genome:
- a CDS encoding RNA polymerase sigma factor: MAKNVHADQRFIIGLINNDTIVVNDIYKRCAHKIKSWITFNNGTEDDAADIFQEALMDIYRQGKYKSLELTCPFEPYLLLICKRKWLNQIKKRSILPVTNLEEDLLHIGEDTFAQADELENQSRQSDLFYGAFEKLGARCQEIIAWSMKGEAQEKVAEALGVTYGYLRKKKSECMASLIKMVQSIKMEE, translated from the coding sequence ATGGCTAAAAATGTACATGCAGATCAACGCTTTATTATTGGACTGATAAATAATGATACCATCGTTGTCAACGATATCTATAAACGTTGTGCCCATAAAATAAAATCATGGATCACTTTCAACAACGGGACTGAAGATGATGCAGCTGATATCTTTCAGGAAGCTTTAATGGACATTTATCGGCAGGGAAAATACAAATCACTGGAGCTGACCTGTCCTTTTGAACCATACCTGTTATTGATTTGTAAGCGCAAATGGTTAAATCAGATAAAAAAAAGGTCAATTCTGCCGGTAACAAATTTGGAGGAAGATTTATTACATATTGGAGAAGATACTTTTGCTCAGGCAGATGAGCTGGAAAATCAGAGCAGGCAATCTGACTTATTTTACGGTGCATTTGAAAAACTTGGAGCACGCTGTCAGGAAATCATCGCCTGGAGTATGAAAGGAGAAGCACAAGAGAAAGTTGCAGAAGCACTTGGGGTAACTTATGGTTACCTGCGTAAAAAGAAATCTGAATGCATGGCCTCACTGATTAAAATGGTTCAATCAATTAAAATGGAAGAATAA
- a CDS encoding tetratricopeptide repeat protein, which yields MANEDKLTNVVRYVEGDMEAGELEAFEIMLRKDAKLQDLLIEYRDIHQTLKMKIAPDAKDEALKATLTELNGKYFSKGKKVMTLNGYLKWVSIAAVLVIGLLVWAPWSAGLYEKYAISREMSVAERGAAASQKIEQAAALYNAGDFSGAAKILGPVYQSNPERARIAYYYGISLIENNHESEARKVLLRLYEGTSVFKYDALYNIGLSYVKQRNNKQALVWLDKVPVADHNYEQARELIGKLK from the coding sequence ATGGCTAACGAGGATAAATTAACCAATGTGGTGCGATATGTGGAAGGAGATATGGAAGCAGGGGAGTTAGAGGCCTTTGAAATAATGCTCAGAAAGGATGCTAAATTACAGGACTTGCTGATTGAATATAGAGATATCCATCAAACGTTAAAGATGAAAATAGCTCCTGACGCTAAGGATGAAGCTTTGAAAGCGACATTGACCGAGTTAAACGGAAAATATTTCAGCAAGGGGAAAAAAGTAATGACCCTGAATGGCTATTTGAAATGGGTCAGTATTGCTGCAGTTTTAGTGATCGGACTACTGGTCTGGGCGCCATGGTCTGCTGGATTATATGAGAAATATGCCATCAGCAGGGAAATGTCAGTTGCAGAGCGGGGAGCTGCTGCATCGCAAAAAATAGAACAGGCAGCCGCACTCTATAATGCGGGCGATTTCTCCGGAGCAGCCAAAATATTGGGGCCCGTTTATCAATCCAATCCGGAAAGGGCGAGGATTGCTTATTATTATGGGATTAGTCTGATCGAGAATAACCACGAAAGTGAAGCCCGAAAGGTATTGCTAAGGTTATACGAAGGAACCTCCGTGTTTAAATACGATGCCCTGTATAATATCGGACTTAGCTATGTGAAACAGAGGAATAATAAACAGGCACTGGTATGGCTGGATAAAGTTCCTGTTGCTGATCATAACTATGAACAGGCGAGGGAACTAATTGGGAAATTGAAATAG
- a CDS encoding tetratricopeptide repeat protein, with protein MDILYTTEEKYLEAIDELEHGEPQKALHLMNEIIQIDPEYARAYYHLGNIYQDRFKNYQTAGYYYKKCIGLEPEFPDVYLPYLRLLTTLEMSKLAEQVFSQALLIKGVCKCCIYEQMGNYAEQEKRWEVANELYKQALLSSTGIEDKSALHDNLQRLRDKKQLTQRVIYDFE; from the coding sequence ATGGACATTTTATATACTACCGAAGAGAAATACCTCGAAGCCATCGACGAACTCGAACACGGCGAGCCTCAGAAAGCACTTCATCTCATGAATGAAATTATTCAGATTGATCCCGAATATGCCCGGGCATATTATCATTTGGGGAATATTTATCAGGATAGATTCAAAAACTACCAGACTGCGGGATACTACTACAAAAAATGTATCGGCCTGGAACCAGAATTCCCTGATGTTTACCTACCCTACCTCCGATTGCTAACCACTTTGGAAATGTCAAAATTAGCAGAACAAGTTTTTAGCCAGGCACTCCTGATAAAAGGGGTATGTAAATGCTGCATTTACGAACAAATGGGGAATTATGCAGAACAGGAGAAGCGTTGGGAAGTGGCAAATGAACTTTATAAGCAGGCGCTTTTAAGCAGTACCGGCATTGAAGATAAGAGTGCTTTACATGATAACCTCCAGCGATTGAGAGATAAAAAACAGCTGACACAACGCGTCATTTACGATTTCGAGTAA